The Penaeus chinensis breed Huanghai No. 1 chromosome 39, ASM1920278v2, whole genome shotgun sequence genome has a segment encoding these proteins:
- the LOC125046672 gene encoding uncharacterized protein LOC125046672, giving the protein MASVSDGDESPREKVGGKPSSPCPPPIAATRLVPVSDLSQALLDVTFEGNEEKCIVASIKNKSGDKSELKSLPAESKDSTSICEGCSRRRSDPRLPADSLRSSAIRKEPPFLEYSLANLHLSPGKKKPLLRKSKLAVLGAKYCLEVRSGSASGVISDSVSPSKDIAKKLSDKKDTVLSVSCKISKMSSNIYVVNLGKSSPATFQVPKSGVFESLNKKTPSEDFASVSQSNKCTVTDPRGSTPKKLEFSPHGCRHRGQPKSRRALYKRRCRRRLTEGELPDLKSLSLTEASDAAAIRSCSQQARSPDYEDVTMDELAAYLDNFLYLPKKMSHMAEMMYT; this is encoded by the coding sequence aTGGCTTCAGTTAGCGATGGTGATGAGTCCCCCCGAGAGAAGGTGGGAGGCAagccctcctccccttgccctcctcccatTGCAGCCACAAGGCTTGTGCCAGTCAGTGATCTTAGTCAGGCGCTGCTGGATGTCACCtttgagggaaatgaagaaaagtgCATTGTTGCTTCCATTAAGAACAAAAGTGGTGATAAGAGTGAGCTGAAAAGTCTGCCGGCTGAGAGCAAGGATAGTACTTCCATTTGTGAAGGATGCTCACGGCGGCGCAGTGACCCCAGGCTACCTGCTGACAGCCTCCGCTCGTCTGCCATCAGGAAGGAGCCGCCCTTCCTGGAGTATTCCCTTGCcaacctccatctctccccaGGAAAAAAGAAACCTCTCCTGCGGAAAAGCAAACTGGCTGTCCTGGGTGCTAAGTACTGCCTGGAGGTGCGCAGTGGCAGTGCCTCTGGTGTGATATCAGACTCTGTGAGTCCATCCAAAGATATAGCTAAGAAACTCTCAGACAAGAAGGATACAGTTTTAAGTGTTAGCTGCAAGATTTCAAAGATGTCTAGTAATATTTATGTGGTAAACCTAGGGAAATCCTCCCCAGCAACTTTCCAAGTTCCTAAATCAGGTGTATTTGAATCCTTAAATAAAAAGACTCCATCTGAAGATTTTGCAAGTGTGTCTCAGAGCAACAAGTGCACTGTCACCGACCCTCGGGGGAGTACGCCCAAGAAGCTTGAGTTCTCCCCTCATGGCTGCAGGCATCGAGGGCAACCCAAGTCACGACGGGCTCTGTACAAGCGCAGGTGCCGCAGGAGATTGACGGAGGGGGAATTGCCTGACCTCAAGAGCCTATCACTGACGGAAGCGTCAGACGCTGCTGCCATCCGCTCATGCTCACAGCAGGCACGTAGCCCTGACTATGAGGATGTGACTATGGATGAGCTGGCAGCCTACCTAGACAACTTCCTTTACCTCCCAAAGAAGATGTCACACATGGCAGAAATGATGTACACATGA